From the genome of Glycine max cultivar Williams 82 chromosome 2, Glycine_max_v4.0, whole genome shotgun sequence, one region includes:
- the LOC100807301 gene encoding mitochondrial succinate-fumarate transporter 1 isoform X2: protein MPFTTYCDVAQDNTNSYSKNSIPPYMKAISGSLGGIMEASCLQPIDVIKTRLQLDRSGNYKGILHCGATISRTEGVRALWKGLTPFATHLTLKYALRMGSNAVLQSAFKDPETGKLSGYGRILSGFGAGVLEAIIIVTPFEVVKIRLQQQRGLSPELLKYKGPVHCARMIIREEGFRGLWAGVAPTVMRNGTNQSAMFTAKNAFDVLLWKKHEGDGRVLLPWQSMISGFLAGTAGPICTGPFDVVKTRLMAQTREGGGVLKYKGMIHAIRTIYVEEGLLALWKGLLPRLMRIPPGQAIMWGVADQIIGLYERRYLHHSTL, encoded by the exons ATGCCGTTCACAACCTACTGt GATGTTGCACAAGATAACACCAACTCATATTCAAAGAATTCAATCCCACCCTACATGAAGGCTATCTCTGGCTCACTTGGAGGGATTATGGAGGCTTCTTGCCTGCAGCCCATTGATGTGATCAAGACCAGATTGCAGCTTGATAGGTCAGGGAATTACAAGGGAATACTGCATTGTGGTGCCACGATTTCACGAACAGAAGGGGTACGAGCTTTATGGAAAGGATTGACACCTTTTGCCACACATTTGACCTTGAAGTATGCACTTCGAATGGGTTCAAATGCTGTACTTCAATCAGCGTTTAAGGACCCTGAGACTGGCAAGCTTAGTGGTTATGGACGGATCCTTTCTGGCTTTGGTGCTGGGGTGCTTGAGGCTATTATTATTGTCACTCCATTTGAG GTGGTGAAGATAAGATTGCAGCAGCAGAGAGGTCTAAGCCCGGAGCTTTTGAAATACAAAGGTCCTGTTCACTGTGCTCGAATGATTATTAGGGAAGAAGGCTTCCGTGGGCTTTGGGCAGGAGTTGCTCCTACTGTGATGCGTAACGGGACAAATCAATCTGCCATGTTTACTGCCAAAAATGCTTTTGATGTACTTCTGTGGAAGAAACATGAAGGGGATGGGAGAGTTCTCCTACCGTGGCAATCTATGATTTCTGGATTCCTTGCAGGCACAGCAGGTCCTATTTGTACTGGTCCATTTGATGTTGTGAAAACAAGGTTGATGGCTCAGACGCGAGAAGGCGGTGGTGTACTGAAATATAAGGGTATGATCCATGCCATTAGAACAATATATGTAGAAGAAGGACTTCTTGCCTTATGGAAAGGTCTGTTGCCTCGACTCATGAGGATCCCACCTGGACAGGCCATTATGTGGGGTGTAGCTGATCAAATAATTGGTTTGTACGAGAGGAGGTATCTTCATCATTCAactttgtaa
- the LOC100807301 gene encoding mitochondrial succinate-fumarate transporter 1 isoform X1, with protein MPFTTYCLEGEQIKSPSIMKQDVAQDNTNSYSKNSIPPYMKAISGSLGGIMEASCLQPIDVIKTRLQLDRSGNYKGILHCGATISRTEGVRALWKGLTPFATHLTLKYALRMGSNAVLQSAFKDPETGKLSGYGRILSGFGAGVLEAIIIVTPFEVVKIRLQQQRGLSPELLKYKGPVHCARMIIREEGFRGLWAGVAPTVMRNGTNQSAMFTAKNAFDVLLWKKHEGDGRVLLPWQSMISGFLAGTAGPICTGPFDVVKTRLMAQTREGGGVLKYKGMIHAIRTIYVEEGLLALWKGLLPRLMRIPPGQAIMWGVADQIIGLYERRYLHHSTL; from the exons ATGCCGTTCACAACCTACTGt CTTGAAGGAGAACAAATTAAATCTCCTTCAATTATGAAACAGGATGTTGCACAAGATAACACCAACTCATATTCAAAGAATTCAATCCCACCCTACATGAAGGCTATCTCTGGCTCACTTGGAGGGATTATGGAGGCTTCTTGCCTGCAGCCCATTGATGTGATCAAGACCAGATTGCAGCTTGATAGGTCAGGGAATTACAAGGGAATACTGCATTGTGGTGCCACGATTTCACGAACAGAAGGGGTACGAGCTTTATGGAAAGGATTGACACCTTTTGCCACACATTTGACCTTGAAGTATGCACTTCGAATGGGTTCAAATGCTGTACTTCAATCAGCGTTTAAGGACCCTGAGACTGGCAAGCTTAGTGGTTATGGACGGATCCTTTCTGGCTTTGGTGCTGGGGTGCTTGAGGCTATTATTATTGTCACTCCATTTGAG GTGGTGAAGATAAGATTGCAGCAGCAGAGAGGTCTAAGCCCGGAGCTTTTGAAATACAAAGGTCCTGTTCACTGTGCTCGAATGATTATTAGGGAAGAAGGCTTCCGTGGGCTTTGGGCAGGAGTTGCTCCTACTGTGATGCGTAACGGGACAAATCAATCTGCCATGTTTACTGCCAAAAATGCTTTTGATGTACTTCTGTGGAAGAAACATGAAGGGGATGGGAGAGTTCTCCTACCGTGGCAATCTATGATTTCTGGATTCCTTGCAGGCACAGCAGGTCCTATTTGTACTGGTCCATTTGATGTTGTGAAAACAAGGTTGATGGCTCAGACGCGAGAAGGCGGTGGTGTACTGAAATATAAGGGTATGATCCATGCCATTAGAACAATATATGTAGAAGAAGGACTTCTTGCCTTATGGAAAGGTCTGTTGCCTCGACTCATGAGGATCCCACCTGGACAGGCCATTATGTGGGGTGTAGCTGATCAAATAATTGGTTTGTACGAGAGGAGGTATCTTCATCATTCAactttgtaa
- the LOC100807836 gene encoding transport inhibitor response 1-like protein, protein MRDKSESHPSTNSEDDHRSSPLLDLACAEITESSNSKTRTCGPFPGSGPSEPQAPFPDQVLENVLENVLHFLPSRRDRNAASLVCRSWYRAEALTRSELFIGNCYALSPTRATARFTRVMSVTVKGKPRFADFDLMPPDWGAHFGPWASALAQAYPWLEKLHLKRMLVTDADLALIADSFAGFRELVLVCCEGFGTPGLAAVASKCRLLRVLELVESVVEVEDDEEVDWISCFPETQTNMESLVFDCVEVPINFEALEGLVARSPRLKKLRLNQFVSMAQLYRLLLRAPQLTHLGTGSFSATEAGVVGDQEPDYAAAFEACRSLVCLSGFREIWADYLPAIYPVCANLTSLNLSYADINTDQLKSVICHCHKLQIFWVLDSIRDEGLQAVAATCKDLRELRVFPMDAREETDGPVSEVGFEAISQGCRKLESILFLCQRMTNAAVVAMSKNCPDLVVFRLCIIGRYRPDPVTQEPMDEGFGAIVMNCKKLTRLAVSGLLTDRAFEYIGTYGKLVRTLSVAFAGDTDVGLKYVLKGCPNLQKLEIRDSPFGDGALRSGLHHYYNMRFLWMSTCKLTLQACQEVARVLPNLVFEVINNNSEENAGDEVETLYMYRSLDGPRDDAPRFVTILQ, encoded by the exons ATGAGAGACAAGTCAGAGAGCCATCCTTCGACAAACTCCGAGGACGACCACCGATCCTCCCCCTTGCTGGATCTGGCGTGTGCCGAAATCACCGAATCCTCCAACAGCAAGACCCGAACCTGCGGCCCGTTTCCTGGTTCGGGCCCCTCCGAGCCTCAGGCTCCGTTCCCGGACCAGGTCCTCGAGAACGTCCTTGAGAACGTGCTCCACTTCCTCCCCTCTCGCCGCGACCGCAACGCCGCCTCATTGGTTTGCCGCTCCTGGTACCGTGCGGAGGCCCTCACCCGATCCGAGCTCTTCATCGGCAACTGCTACGCGCTCTCTCCCACTCGCGCCACCGCCCGCTTCACGCGCGTCATGTCCGTCACCGTCAAAGGGAAACCCCGCTTCGCCGACTTCGATCTGATGCCTCCCGATTGGGGGGCCCACTTCGGCCCGTGGGCCTCTGCTTTGGCCCAGGCCTACCCCTGGCTCGAGAAGCTCCACCTCAAGCGCATGTTAGTCACCGACGCCGACCTCGCCCTAATCGCGGACTCCTTCGCCGGTTTCCGCGAACTCGTCCTCGTTTGCTGCGAGGGCTTCGGAACTCCCGGCCTCGCCGCCGTCGCCTCCAAGTGCAG ATTGCTGAGGGTGCTTGAGCTTGTGGAATCTGTGGTGGAGGTTGAGGACGATGAGGAGGTGGATTGGATTTCGTGTTTTCCCGAGACTCAAACCAATATGGAGTCTCTTGTGTTTGATTGTGTTGAGGTTCCTATTAATTTTGAGGCTTTGGAGGGTTTGGTGGCTAGGTCGCCTCGCTTGAAGAAGCTTCGATTGAACCAATTCGTCTCCATGGCTCAGCTATATCGTCTGCTGCTTCGAGCTCCGCAGCTTACTCATCTTGGAACGGGTTCTTTCAGTGCTACTGAGGCTGGGGTGGTCGGGGACCAGGAGCCGGATTACGCGGCCGCATTTGAGGCTTGCAGATCCCTGGTTTGCCTGTCTGGATTCAGAGAGATTTGGGCAGATTACCTTCCCGCGATTTATCCAGTCTGCGCAAATCTGACGTCGTTGAATTTGAGCTATGCTGACATTAACACGGATCAGCTGAAGTCGGTTATTTGCCACTGCCATAAGCTGCAGATATTCTGG GTACTTGATTCGATACGTGATGAGGGGCTTCAGGCGGTGGCTGCAACTTGCAAGGACTTGCGCGAGCTTCGGGTTTTTCCTATGGACGCGAGGGAGGAGACTGATGGGCCTGTTTCTGAGGTGGGGTTTGAAGCGATTTCTCAGGGTTGTAGGAAGTTGGAATCGATTTTGTTTCTCTGCCAGAGGATGACTAATGCGGCTGTGGTGGCTATGTCAAAGAACTGCCCGGATCTTGTGGTGTTTCGTCTATGTATAATTGGGCGGTATAGGCCGGATCCTGTGACTCAGGAACCCATGGATGAGGGTTTTGGTGCTATTGTTATGAATTGCAAGAAGCTCACTCGGCTGGCTGTGTCTGGCTTGCTGACTGATCGTGCTTTTGAGTACATTGGGACGTATGGGAAATTGGTTAGGACGTTGTCAGTTGCCTTTGCTGGGGACACTGATGTTGGCCTTAAATATGTGCTTAAAGGATGCCCTAATTTGCAAAAGCTTGAAATCAGGGATAGTCCTTTTGGGGATGGAGCTCTGAGATCCGGTTTGCATCATTATTACAACATGAGATTCCTCTGGATGTCGACTTGTAAATTGACGCTCCAAGCTTGCCAAGAGGTTGCACGAGTATTGCCTAACCTGGTTTTTGAAGTAATTAACAACAACAGTGAGGAGAATGCGGGTGATGAAGTTGAGACATTATACATGTATCGGTCTCTTGATGGGCCACGGGATGATGCTCCAAGATTTGTTACCATCTTGcaatag